One Etheostoma cragini isolate CJK2018 chromosome 6, CSU_Ecrag_1.0, whole genome shotgun sequence DNA window includes the following coding sequences:
- the gbp gene encoding glycogen synthase kinase binding protein encodes MPCRKEDYIFLEQSVTVGSKEVDALVTKIGEALQLHNNSGGGHHHHHQKTVSVSVSCVHGGPGGVKPAPMLGGSACTPSQKQKHPGCCMRLRNRVHRGSSSSRASPYHIPGADGDRDWDQAIKPWNKKRIPVEEDDPHRLLQDLILSGNLIKEAVRRLQFSPADCGDFPKTGDGVPC; translated from the coding sequence ATGCCGTGTCGGAAGGAGGACTACATCTTCCTGGAGCAGTCCGTCACGGTCGGCTCCAAGGAGGTGGACGCGCTGGTCACCAAGATCGGCGAAGCGCTGCAGCTCCACAACAATAGCGGCGGGgggcaccaccaccaccaccagaaGACCGTGTCCGTGTCCGTGTCCTGCGTGCACGGCGGCCCCGGGGGGGTCAAACCGGCACCCATGCTCGGCGGCAGCGCGTGCACCCCGTCGCAGAAGCAGAAACACCCCGGGTGCTGCATGCGGCTCCGGAACCGGGTTCACCgggggagcagcagcagcagggcgAGCCCGTACCACATCCCCGGGGCCGACGGCGACCGGGACTGGGACCAAGCAATCAAACCGTGGAACAAGAAGAGGATCCCCGTGGAGGAGGACGACCCGCACCGGCTGCTGCAGGACTTGATCTTATCGGGGAACCTGATTAAAGAGGCCGTGCGGAGGCTGCAGTTCTCCCCCGCAGACTGTGGAGATTTCCCCAAGACCGGGGACGGTGTGCCGTGCTGA